The following proteins come from a genomic window of Pyxidicoccus sp. MSG2:
- a CDS encoding tetratricopeptide repeat protein, giving the protein MSRGRFLLLLWTLVLAAPAALAQDSGDPEVDALRSSFEYGKYAEVMDRAGARIDRGGLAEDDLVELHKLAGLAAFNLGRTEDATRHLRALLRLDPDYGLDPFVVPPPAVAFLDALKEEMSSELEFLRQERRLRQEREKAEAERRERERVEAEVQRRRAEELASQVTVRTVEKRNFLVNFVPFGAGQFQQGRNSLGIVFAATEGALAVTSIISFFAYDSLFEEQVIPLDNVLDPDGKASVRVRYIPTSRSRQRDTWQLLKLSSAAGFYTIYALGVVDALYHHEDQVIRTTVEPRPEAPSPSPNPPGPPRVEAPTPPPRLSLYSTSGGLGAGLTLFF; this is encoded by the coding sequence ATGAGCCGCGGACGCTTCCTGCTCCTGCTGTGGACGCTCGTCCTCGCGGCGCCCGCCGCGCTCGCCCAGGACTCCGGAGACCCGGAGGTGGACGCCCTGCGCTCCAGCTTCGAGTACGGCAAGTACGCCGAGGTGATGGATCGCGCGGGAGCCCGCATCGACCGCGGCGGGTTGGCCGAGGACGACCTGGTGGAGTTGCACAAGCTGGCGGGCCTCGCGGCCTTCAACCTCGGCCGCACCGAGGACGCCACGCGCCACCTGCGCGCCCTGCTCCGGTTGGATCCGGACTACGGCCTGGACCCCTTCGTCGTCCCGCCCCCGGCGGTGGCCTTCCTGGATGCGCTCAAGGAAGAGATGTCCAGCGAGCTGGAGTTCCTCCGCCAGGAGCGGCGCCTGCGCCAGGAGCGCGAGAAGGCCGAGGCCGAGCGCCGCGAGCGAGAGCGCGTGGAGGCCGAGGTGCAGCGCCGCCGCGCCGAGGAGCTGGCCAGTCAGGTCACCGTGCGCACCGTGGAGAAGCGCAACTTCCTGGTCAACTTCGTGCCCTTCGGCGCCGGCCAGTTCCAGCAGGGCCGCAACAGCCTCGGCATCGTCTTCGCCGCCACCGAGGGCGCGCTCGCGGTGACGAGCATCATCTCCTTCTTCGCCTACGACTCGCTCTTCGAGGAGCAGGTCATCCCGCTGGACAACGTGCTCGACCCGGATGGCAAGGCCTCCGTGCGGGTCCGCTACATCCCCACCAGCCGCAGCCGCCAGCGCGACACCTGGCAACTGCTCAAGCTGTCCTCGGCCGCGGGCTTCTACACCATCTACGCGCTGGGCGTGGTGGACGCGCTGTACCACCACGAGGACCAGGTCATCCGCACCACGGTGGAGCCCCGCCCGGAAGCGCCCTCGCCCTCGCCCAACCCTCCCGGCCCGCCGCGCGTGGAGGCACCCACACCTCCGCCGCGCTTGAGCCTGTACTCCACCTCCGGCGGACTCGGCGCCGGCCTCACCCTCTTCTTCTGA